A region of Ammospiza nelsoni isolate bAmmNel1 chromosome 8, bAmmNel1.pri, whole genome shotgun sequence DNA encodes the following proteins:
- the JAKMIP3 gene encoding janus kinase and microtubule-interacting protein 3, producing the protein MAKRGSSSRARGDKPDALAALQAANEELRAKLTDIQIELQQEKSKVSKLEREKNQEVKQIKEHEQHKSTVVVTELKVKLHEDKMKELQAVRETLLRQHEAELLRVIKIKDNEIQRLQTLLNAVRDGAPDKVKTVLLSEAKEEAKKGFEVEKIKMQQEISELKGAKKQVEEALTMVIQADKMKAAEIRSVYHLHQEEITRIKRECEREIRRLMEEIKFKDRAVFVLERELGVRAGHAQRLQLQKEALDEQLSQLKESDRHLSSPKRELPYASGAGDASDHSGSPEQQLDEKDARRFQLKIAELSGIIRKLEDRNALLSEERNELLKRLREAESQYKPILDKNKRLSRKNEELSHALRRMENKLKFVTQENIAMRQRSGAIRRPSSLNDLDHSQEEREVDFLRLQVIEQQNIIDELSKTLETAGYVKSVMERDKLLRFRKQRKKMTRIPKKPVVETFYGYDEEASLESDGSSISYQTDRTDQTPCTPEDDLEEGMAKEETELRFRQLTMEYQALQRAYALLQEQVGGTLDAEREVKTREQLQAEIHRSQAQIEDLEKALAEQGQDMKWIEEKQALYRRNQELVEKIRQMEAEEARLKHDVQDAKDQNELLEFRILELEERERRSPAITFHHGPFTEGKSPLQVYCEAEGVTDIVVAELMKKLDILGDNAVSNLTNEEQVVIIQARTVLTLAEKWLQQIEVTESALQQKMLDLENEKELFSKQKGYLDDELDFRKQSLDQAHKQILELEAMLYDALQQEAGAKISELLSEEEKEKLKSAVEQWKRQVMSELRERDAQILRERMELVQHAQQRIKELEERIEGQKRQIKELEEKLSFFGHSPSGHMHKALRPLQLLLLFLPEGQPCFPRPTQRLCPFHPWICLVVCCWPGQLQPVGLARG; encoded by the exons ATGGCCAagaggggctccagcagccGCGCCAGGGGGGACAAGCCCGAcgccctggctgccctgcaggctgcCAACGAGGAGCTGCGGGCCAAGCTCACCGACATCCAGAtcgagctccagcaggagaagAGCAAG GTCAGCAAGttggaaagggagaaaaatcaggAAGTGAAGCAGATCAAGGAGCACGAGCAGCATAAAAGCACAGTGGTGGTCACAGAGCTCAAAGTCAAACTCCACGAAGACAAAATGAAAGAGCTCCAGGCTGTCCGAGAAACTCTCCTGAGACAGCACGAAGCCGAGCTGCTCAGAGTGATCAAAATCAAGGACAACGAGATCCAGAGGCTGCAGACCCTGCTGAACGCCGTGCGCGACGGGGCCCCCGACAAGGTGAAGACCGTGCTGCTGAGCGAGGCCAAGGAGGAGGCCAAGAAGGGCTTCGAGGTGGAGAAAATCAAAATGCAGCAGGAGATCTCCGAGCTGAAGGGAGCCAAGAAGCAGGTGGAGGAGGCCCTGACCATGGTGATCCAGGCTGACAAGATGAAGGCAGCAGAGATCCGGAGCGTGTACCACCTGCACCAGGAGGAGATCACGCGCATCAAGAGGGAGTGCGAGCGCGAGATCCGCAGGCTG ATGGAGGAGATTAAGTTTAAGGACAGAGCAGTCTTCGTGCTGGAGAGAGAGTTAGGGGTGCGAGCCGGGCATGCTCAGAGACTGCAGCTCCAAAAGGAGGCTTTAGATGAACAACTGTCCCAGCTCAAAGAGTCTGACCGGCATCTGAGCAGCCCCAAGCGGGAACTTCCTTATGCAAGTGGTGCAGGAGACGCTTCAGATCATTCGGGAAGCCCC GAACAGCAGTTGGATGAAAAGGACGCGCGGCGCTTCCAGCTGAAAATCGCGGAGCTGAGCGGGATCATCCGCAAGCTGGAGGACAGGAACGCGCTGCTGTCGGAGGAGAGGAACGAGCTG CTGAAACGTCTcagagaagcagaaagtcaGTATAAGCCCATTTTGGACAAAAACAAACGCCTCAGTAGGAAGAATGAGGAGTTGTCACATGCCTTACGTCGAAtggaaaacaaactgaaatttGTGACGCAGGAAAACATCGCCATG AGGCAAAGAAGTGGAGCAATAAGGAGACCAAGCTCCCTAAATGACCTCGACCACAGCCAGGAAGAAAGGGAAGTGGATTTCCTGAGACTACAAGTCATTGAGCAGCAGAACATCATTGATGAGCTCTCCAAG ACCCTGGAGACTGCTGGCTATGTGAAGAGTGTCATG GAACGTGATAAGCTGCTACGGTTcaggaagcaaaggaaaaaaatgacaagAATTCCTAAG AAGCCAGTGGTGGAGACGTTCTATGGCTATGATGAGGAGGCGTCCCTGGAGTCTGATGGTTCCTCCATCTCCTACCAAACGGACCGGACCGACCAGACCCCCTGCACGCCCGAGGACGACCTGGAAGAG GGCATGGCCAAGGAGGAGACGGAGCTGCGGTTCCGGCAGCTGACCATGGAGTACCAGGCGCTGCAGCGCGCCTAcgccctgctgcaggagcaggtcGGGGGCACCCTGGATGCTGAGCGGGAAGTCAAG ACGCGTGAGCAGCTCCAAGCAGAAATTCACCGGTCCCAGGCTCAGATAGAAGacctggagaaggctctggctgagcagggacag GACATGAAGTGGATTGAGGAGAAGCAGGCGTTGTACAGAAGGAATCAGGAGCTGGTAGAAAAG ATCAGGCAgatggaggcagaggaggcaCGGCTCAAGCACGACGTGCAGGACGCCAAGGACCAGAACGAGCTGCTGGAGTTCAGGATCCTGGAGCTGGAG GAGAGGGAGCGGCGGTCCCCGGCCATCACCTTCCACCACGGCCCCTTCACGGAGGGGAAGAGCCCCCTGCAGGTGTACTGCGAGGCTGAAGGTGTAACA GACATTGTAGTGGCAGAGCTGATGAAAAAGTTGGACATTTTAGGGGATAACGCCGTAAGT AATCTGACCAACGAGGAGCAGGTGGTCATCATCCAGGCCAGGACTGTCCTCACGCTGGCTGAGAAG TGGCTCCAGCAGATCGAGGTGACCGAGTCTGCGCTGCAGCAGAAGATGCTGGACCTGGAGAACGAGAAG GAGCTGTTCAGCAAGCAGAAGGGATACCTGGACGATGAGCTGGACTTCAGGAAACAGTCCCTGGACCAGGCTCACAAG CAAATTCTGGAATTAGAAGCCATGCTCTATGATGCCCTGCAGCAAGAAGCTGGAGCCAAAATTTCCGAACTTCTTtcagaagaggagaaggagaagctgaAGAGCGCCGTGGAGCAGTGGAAGCGGCAGGTGATGAGCGAGCTCCGCGAGAGGGACGCCCAGATCCTGCGCGAGAGGATGGAGCTCGTCCAGCACGCCCAGCAG AGAATTAAAGAGCTAGAAGAAAGAATTGAAGGccaaaaaagacaaataaaagaGTT